The DNA sequence CCCGGGCACCGACGGCCGCAACACGGTCGCGCGCGGCCCGCGTCGCGACCTCGTCGGCGCGTTCGAGAAGGCCACCCGCGACGCCGGCCTCCGCTTCGGCGTCTACTACTCGGGAGGTCTCGACTGGCATTTCTCGCAGCTGCCGCCGATCACCTCGGACGGCCAGCAGTTCGGCCGGCCGGTCGACGCGGCCTACGCCGAGTACGCCTACAAGCACGTGGACGACCTGATCGAGCGCTACTCCCCCGACATCCTCTGGGGTGACATCGAGTGGCCCGATGCGGGCAAGCCCTCCGGCCCGTTCAGCATGGAGAAGCTGTTCGAGAAGTTCTACGCCACGCGCCCGGACGGCGTCTCCAACGACCGCTGGGGCGAGACGCACTGGGACTTCCGCACGAGCGAGTACCAGCAGGGCACCGACGTGGAGGCCTCCGGCGCCTGGGAGAACTGCCGCGGCATCGGCTTCTCGTTCGGCTACAACCAGGTCGAGGACGAGACGCACCTGCTGAGCGGCCCGGACGCGGTCAAGTCGTTCGTGGACATCGTCTCCCGCGGCGGCAACCTCCTTCTCAACGTCGGCCTCACCGCCCGTGGGACGGTGCCGGAGCTCCAGCGCCGGACCCTGGAGCACCTGGCCGCGTGGAACGCCGTGAACGGCGACGCGGTCTTCGGCTCGACCACACTGGACGCGTCCGTCGCCACTGCAACGGACGAGCCGTGGGTGCGCTGGACGCGCTCCGGCGACACCGCGAACGCGTTCGTGGACGCGACCGGCCCGGTGCGCCTCCCGGCCTCCTCGGCCGTCTCCGCGGCGAGCGCCCGCCTCGCCGACGGCACCCCCCTCGCGGCCTCCCGCGACGGCGACGCGATCGCGGTCACGCTGCCGGAGCCCGCGGTCGCCGGCCCGACCCTCGTCCGCTTCGACCTGGCGGACTGACATGACGGTCGACGCCCACCTGCACCTCTGGGACCTGGACCGGGTCACGTACCCGTGGCTGACCGACGCGCTGGCGCCGATCGACCGCACGTTCGCGTTCCCGGAGGTGGAGCCCCAGCTGGAGCGGGCGGGCGTCGACCGCGTCGTGCTCGTGCAGGCGGCGAACTCGGTGGAGGACTCGTCGGCGATGTTCGCGGTGTCGTCTCCGCGCGTCGCGGGAGTCGTCGCCTGGGTCGACCTGCTCGACCCGACCGCGGCCGCACGGCAGCTCGACCAGTGGTCGGCGCATCCGTCGTTCGTCGGGGTGCGGCACCTCATCCACGACGAGCCGGACCCCGACTGGCTCGCCCGGCCGGCGGTGCGGTCGTCGCTCGCTCTCCTCGCCGCGCGCGGCCTCGGCTTCGACGTGATCGGCGTGCTCCCCCGGCACCTGGAGCACGCGGTGTCGCTCGCGGACGAGCTCCCGTCACTGCGCCTCGTGATCGACCACCTCGGCACGCCCCCGGTCGGGGCGGACTCGGCCCAGCCGTGGGCCGGCCTCCTCACCGAGCTCTCGCGCCGCCCGAACGTCTTCGTGAAACTCTCCGGCCTGACCACGCTCGCCGGAGGATCGGGCGCGGCCCGGCTCCGCCCCTACGTCGACCACGCCCTCGACGCCTTCGGCTCGGCACGCGTCCTGTACGGCGGCGACTGGCCGGTGTCGACCCTGGCCGGCCCCTACGCGGAGACGTGGGCGACGACGGAGGCGCTGCTCGCGGGCGCGTCGGACGGCGAGCGGGAGGACGTGCTCACGCGGTCGGCGGAGCGGGCGTACCGGCTCGGCGCGTACTGACGCGCGAGGCTGGGACCGCTCCCGCAACGCCGGCGTCATCGTCGGCCCCGCGAACGCGTGCCGCGCGATTCGCGACAATGTCGGTATGGCCCCTTCGCCCACGCACGCCGACCCGCACGCCCTCGCCCGCCGTGCCCTGCGCCTCGCCGCGGACGGCCACCGGGCGCTCGTCGGCGTCGCCGGCAGCCCCGGCTCCGGCAAGACGACGCTCGCCCGCGCCGTCGTCGACGCGGCGAACGACTGGGCGGGCGAACCCGTCGCCGCGTACCTCCCGATGGACGGCTTCCACCTCGCCGACGCCACCCTGGAGGCGCTCGGCCGCCACGACCGCAAGGGCGCGATCGACACCTTCGACGGCTGGGGCTTCGTGGCGCTCCTGGAGCGCGTGCTCGCCGAGCCCGACCACCCCGTCTACGCGCCGGCCTTCGACCGCGCCGTCGGTGAGCCCATCGCCGGCAGCCTGGCCGTCCTCCCGGGCACGCGGCTCGTCGTCGTGGAGGGCAACTATCTGCTGGCGCCGTCCGACCCGTGGACGCGCATCCCGCCGCTGCTGGCCGAGTCGTGGTTCGTCGCGACCCCCGAGGACGAGCGGATGCGGAGGCTGGTCGACCGCCACACCCGCCACGGCCGGACCCCGGAGGCCGCGCTCGCCTGGGCGCGCGACGTCGACGGCGCCAACGCCCGCCTCATCGAGCCCACCGCGGCGAGCGCGACGCTGACCGTGGACGGCGGTCTCCCAGTCGACGCCGCTTAGGCTGGCGGGATGACCGACACGTTCACCACCGTCACGATGTTCGGCGCGGACTGGTGCCGCGACTGCATCCGCTCCAAGTCCCTCCTCGACCGCCTCGGCGCCGACTACGAGTACATCGACCTCGTCGCCCAGCCCGAGCAGGCAGACCGGGCCCAGGCGATCAGCGGCCGCACCAACATCCCCGTCATCGTCTTCCCGGACGGCCGCCACCTGGTCGAGCCGAGCGACGCGGAGCTGGAGGCGGCGCTGGGGGTCTAACCCTCCAGCACCACCAGCTCCCGCGTCGACCGCGTCATCGCCACGTACCGGTCCACGGCCCCCTCGATCCCGTTCCCGAACCCGTCCGGGTCGAGCAGCACGACGAGGTCGAACTCGAGGCCCTTCGACTGGGCCGGCGTGAGCACCCGGAGACGGTCGGAGGGCGACGCCCAGCGCGCTGCACCCTCGGCCGCGATGACGCAGCCGATCCCCGCCGGGTTCTCGCGCAGCCACTGCGCCACGATCCCGTCCAGGTCCGCCCGCGAGCCGCGGACCACCGGCAGCCCGCTGCTGCGCACCGAGGCCGGCACGTTCGCGTCCGGGATGGCCGCGCGGATCACCGGCGCGGCCTCCGCCATGATCTCCTCCGGCGTGCGGTAGTTGACGGTCAGCGTCGAGACGCGCACGTCCGGGATGCCCGCGGCCGCCAGGCGTTCCGCCCAGGACGACGTGAAGCCGTGCCGCGCTTGCGCACGGTCGCCCACGATCGTGAAGCTGCGCGACGGGCAGCGCCGCAGCAGCATCCGCCACTCGGCGTCCGTGAGCTCCTGCGCCTCGTCCACGACGATGTGCGCGAACGGCCCCGCCAGCAGGTCGGGGTCGAGGCGCGGGAGGGCGGCCTCGTCGATCAGCGAGCGCTGCGCGTCCTCCACCTTCAGCATCGTCACGAGGCCCTCGCCGTCATCGGCGGCGATCAGGTCGTCCACGACGCGGTTGCGGCCCTCGCGCTCGAAGGCGAGCACGGCCTCCCGTTCGCGGCGGACCCGGTTCGCGGCCGGGTCGCCGATCCGCTGGCGGGCCGCGTCGAGCAGCGGGAGGTCGGACAGCGTCCACGCCCGGGGTTCGTCCCGCTGGAGCGCATCCACCTCCGCGTCACTCAGCCACGGCGCGCACGCCCGCAGGTAGGCGGGCACGGAGAACAGGTCGCCGAGCACGCCCGCCGGGTCGAGCAGCGGCCAGGCGCGGTTGAACGCGAGCCGGAGCCCGTCGTTCTGCGTGAGCTGACGGCGCAGGGCGGCGAGCGGGACGCCGTCCCCGGCCTTCGCCTCCAGGATCGTCAGCAGCTCCTCCCACACCTCGTCGCGCGCCTCGTCGTGCGGCGCGCCGGCGCCCGCCGCGTCGAACGCGTCCGCCCAGTCGTCGGCTGTCAGCGGGAGGTCGGCCCACTCGGTCTCCACGACCATCCCGCGCGCCGGCGGGACCTCGTGATACCGCACCGCCCGCTCGACCGCCGTCACCATCGCCGACGACGCCTTGAGCAGCGCGACGGAATCGTCCGCCTCCGGCTCCACGGACGCGCCCTCCGGCAGCAGATCGCGCAGCGTGCAGAGCTGTACGCCGTCCTCGCCAAGGCTCGGCAGCACGTCGGAGACGTAGGCGAGGTAGGCGGGGCTCGGCCCGACGAACAGCACGCCGCCGTGCCCCTGCGACAGCCGCGGGTCCGAGTAGAGGAGGTACGCCGCCCGGTGCAGCGCGACGACCGTCTTTCCGGTGCCCGGACCGCCGTCCACCACGAGCGCACCCCGCGAGCCGTCGCGGATGATGGCGTCCTGGTCGGCCTGGATGGTCGCGAGCACGTCCCGCATCCGCGGTGACCGGCTCGCGCCGAGGCTGGCGATGAACGCGGACTGGTCGTCCAGCGCTGCACGCTCGGTGGCGTCGTCGAGGGCGTCCGGCGCGAACACCTCGTCCCAGTAGTCCGTGACGCGGCCGTTCGTCCACCGGTAGCGCCGCCGGCTGACCAGGCCCATCGGCTCCCCGAGCGTCGCGCCGAAGAACGGCTCGGCCGCGGGCGACCGCCAGTCGACCAGGAGCTTGTCTCCGTCGGCGGCCGTCAGCCCGAACCGTCCGATGTAGACGGTCTCCGCGGTCGCGGTGACCATCTGCCCGAGGCAGACGTCGATCCCGAACCGGCCGAGCGCGCGCAGCCGGGCGCTCAGCCGGCGCACCTCGGTGTCCCGGTCGAGTGCTTTCTGCCCGTGGCCTCCCGGCGCGCGCAGTTCGACGGCGAGCTGATCGGAGAGCTCGGCGATGGTCGAGCGGAGGGTGAGGTCGATGGCGGCGAAGTGCTCCTCGTCGGCGGCGACGAGGGCGGGGACGGACTTGGCGCGGAGGGTGTCGGGCAGGGCGAAGGCAGGCGAGGAGGCAGTCACGAGGGTCGATTCTGCGCCCTGACCGGGGCCTTGCCGCAAGCCCCCTGCCCTCCCGTATCCTGGAGATGCGGGGGAAAGCGTCAGGCCAGTCGTGCGGGGGCGCCGTGACCCGGGCAGACGAGGCGGGGCGCGGAAGCCGCGATCGCGGCGAGGGTCGTGTCCGCCGCAGCGCGGTCGCTGATCAGGAACGCCGGGAAGTGGACGAGCCGCCCGTCGGAGACGCGCGCCGCGTCGCCGGTGAACGCTACCCCGCGCCAGCGCACGAGGTGGTGCCCGGGCGTGTGACCCGGCGCCGGTACGGCGAAGATGCCAGGTGCGACCTCCAGCTCGGCGGTGTCGGGGAGCTCGGTCAGCTCGGGCAGCTCGGCTCGGCCCAGCCATCCGGTGCGGAACAACGCACGGCGCATGGGCGTGGGCGGCGGCTCCTCGCCGCGCAGGATCCGCGCGTCGGCGGCGCCCAGCCACACCCGCGCGCCCGTCGCGCGCTGCACGGCGGCCGCGCCGCCGACGTGGTCGGGGTCGTAGTGGGTGAGGACGACGTCGGTCACCGTCGGGATGCGGGCGGCCGCCAGTTCGGCGACCACGGCCTCCGCCCCGGACCGCAGGCCGGTGTCGACGAGCACTACGCGGTCGCCCTCCTCGATCAGGTAGGCGTTGCCGGCGCGGGCGGACTGCAGCCGGTGGACTCCCGGGATCACTTCGCGCATGAGTGGGATGCTAGTCCGCGTGCAGAGTCCTGACATCGCCGCGCTCAGACAGGATGCACGCGAGCGCGCGCTCGCCCGGCCGCGATGGCCGTTCGACGGCACGGTGGCGGACGGCGTGGCCGGTGCGGCGGAGGCGACCCGCCGCTACGTGCCGTCGCACGCTGCGCGGAGCGACGACGCCGTGGTCTTCCTCCACGGCGGCTACGGCCTGTTCGGCGACCTCGAGCTGCAGGACGGCTACTGCCGCCGCATCGCCGGCGGCCTCCGTGTCACGGTGCTGTCGGTCGCCTACCGGCTCGCCCCGGAGGGGACGCTCGCCGAGTCGGCGGACGACGCGGTCGCGGCGGCGGACCTCCTCCGCCGGGACGGCTTCTCCCGCGTCGTGCTCTGGGGCGACTCCGCCGGCGGCGCGGTCGCCCTGGCCGCCGCGCGCGACGCGAACGCGGACGCCCTCGTCCTCACCAACCCGAACGTCGATCTGACGCTCGCCTCCTATGACGACGCGGCGCCGGGAGGCCCCGGACGCGAGCTCTCCGAGTGGGCGTTCGCCCGCTGGGCCGGCGGAGGAACGCCCTCCTCCGCTCCCGACCTCGCGGCGGACGCCGGCGGCCTCCCGCCCGTCTACGTCGCCGTCGGCTCGGAGGACTCCCTCCTCCCCGACGCCGAGCGGCTGGCCGACGCCTGCGCCGCCGCGGAGGTCCCGGTCCGGCTGCGCGTCGTCCCCGGCGCCGCACACGGGTTCATGGGCGGCCCCGACCTGAAGACGGCGGACGATGTGATCGCGGAGGCCGGGCGAATTCTGGAGTGAGCACGCGATCCGCCGATCCACAACTCATACCGCACAATCCGATCCACACCTCCTGTTGGACTTCTCGCCCATTCCGGCGGAGGCTGGCGCCATGACAGACATGCAGTACACGCAACTGGGCCGTTCCGGACTGAAGGTGTCGCGTCTCGTGCTCGGCACGATGAACTTCGGGCCGGAGACCACGACCGAGGACTCGTTCGGCATCATGGACGCCGCCCACGCGGCGGGCGTCAACTACTTCGACACCGCGAATGTGTACGGCCGCAGCAAGGGCCACGGCGCGACCGAGGCGATCCTCGGCGACTGGTTCGCGCAG is a window from the Leifsonia shinshuensis genome containing:
- a CDS encoding nucleoside/nucleotide kinase family protein, with translation MAPSPTHADPHALARRALRLAADGHRALVGVAGSPGSGKTTLARAVVDAANDWAGEPVAAYLPMDGFHLADATLEALGRHDRKGAIDTFDGWGFVALLERVLAEPDHPVYAPAFDRAVGEPIAGSLAVLPGTRLVVVEGNYLLAPSDPWTRIPPLLAESWFVATPEDERMRRLVDRHTRHGRTPEAALAWARDVDGANARLIEPTAASATLTVDGGLPVDAA
- a CDS encoding amidohydrolase family protein, with translation MTVDAHLHLWDLDRVTYPWLTDALAPIDRTFAFPEVEPQLERAGVDRVVLVQAANSVEDSSAMFAVSSPRVAGVVAWVDLLDPTAAARQLDQWSAHPSFVGVRHLIHDEPDPDWLARPAVRSSLALLAARGLGFDVIGVLPRHLEHAVSLADELPSLRLVIDHLGTPPVGADSAQPWAGLLTELSRRPNVFVKLSGLTTLAGGSGAARLRPYVDHALDAFGSARVLYGGDWPVSTLAGPYAETWATTEALLAGASDGEREDVLTRSAERAYRLGAY
- a CDS encoding alpha/beta hydrolase, whose translation is MQSPDIAALRQDARERALARPRWPFDGTVADGVAGAAEATRRYVPSHAARSDDAVVFLHGGYGLFGDLELQDGYCRRIAGGLRVTVLSVAYRLAPEGTLAESADDAVAAADLLRRDGFSRVVLWGDSAGGAVALAAARDANADALVLTNPNVDLTLASYDDAAPGGPGRELSEWAFARWAGGGTPSSAPDLAADAGGLPPVYVAVGSEDSLLPDAERLADACAAAEVPVRLRVVPGAAHGFMGGPDLKTADDVIAEAGRILE
- a CDS encoding glutaredoxin family protein, which translates into the protein MTDTFTTVTMFGADWCRDCIRSKSLLDRLGADYEYIDLVAQPEQADRAQAISGRTNIPVIVFPDGRHLVEPSDAELEAALGV
- a CDS encoding MBL fold metallo-hydrolase; this encodes MREVIPGVHRLQSARAGNAYLIEEGDRVVLVDTGLRSGAEAVVAELAAARIPTVTDVVLTHYDPDHVGGAAAVQRATGARVWLGAADARILRGEEPPPTPMRRALFRTGWLGRAELPELTELPDTAELEVAPGIFAVPAPGHTPGHHLVRWRGVAFTGDAARVSDGRLVHFPAFLISDRAAADTTLAAIAASAPRLVCPGHGAPARLA
- a CDS encoding alpha-L-fucosidase, with translation MFKDDPVRPENYRRFERAVPQWFGDAKLGVFVHWGPYSVPAWAEPIGELGTIEKEYWFAHNPYAEWYFNTIRIEDSPAAEHQRQVYGGAPYDDFLDQWDPADFDPEEFIALVKSTGAGYFVPTTKHHDGVTLWDAPGTDGRNTVARGPRRDLVGAFEKATRDAGLRFGVYYSGGLDWHFSQLPPITSDGQQFGRPVDAAYAEYAYKHVDDLIERYSPDILWGDIEWPDAGKPSGPFSMEKLFEKFYATRPDGVSNDRWGETHWDFRTSEYQQGTDVEASGAWENCRGIGFSFGYNQVEDETHLLSGPDAVKSFVDIVSRGGNLLLNVGLTARGTVPELQRRTLEHLAAWNAVNGDAVFGSTTLDASVATATDEPWVRWTRSGDTANAFVDATGPVRLPASSAVSAASARLADGTPLAASRDGDAIAVTLPEPAVAGPTLVRFDLAD
- the helR gene encoding RNA polymerase recycling motor ATPase HelR, with the protein product MTASSPAFALPDTLRAKSVPALVAADEEHFAAIDLTLRSTIAELSDQLAVELRAPGGHGQKALDRDTEVRRLSARLRALGRFGIDVCLGQMVTATAETVYIGRFGLTAADGDKLLVDWRSPAAEPFFGATLGEPMGLVSRRRYRWTNGRVTDYWDEVFAPDALDDATERAALDDQSAFIASLGASRSPRMRDVLATIQADQDAIIRDGSRGALVVDGGPGTGKTVVALHRAAYLLYSDPRLSQGHGGVLFVGPSPAYLAYVSDVLPSLGEDGVQLCTLRDLLPEGASVEPEADDSVALLKASSAMVTAVERAVRYHEVPPARGMVVETEWADLPLTADDWADAFDAAGAGAPHDEARDEVWEELLTILEAKAGDGVPLAALRRQLTQNDGLRLAFNRAWPLLDPAGVLGDLFSVPAYLRACAPWLSDAEVDALQRDEPRAWTLSDLPLLDAARQRIGDPAANRVRREREAVLAFEREGRNRVVDDLIAADDGEGLVTMLKVEDAQRSLIDEAALPRLDPDLLAGPFAHIVVDEAQELTDAEWRMLLRRCPSRSFTIVGDRAQARHGFTSSWAERLAAAGIPDVRVSTLTVNYRTPEEIMAEAAPVIRAAIPDANVPASVRSSGLPVVRGSRADLDGIVAQWLRENPAGIGCVIAAEGAARWASPSDRLRVLTPAQSKGLEFDLVVLLDPDGFGNGIEGAVDRYVAMTRSTRELVVLEG